A region of the Arachis hypogaea cultivar Tifrunner chromosome 15, arahy.Tifrunner.gnm2.J5K5, whole genome shotgun sequence genome:
TACTGCTGCAGTATATTCTAACCAATATCCGACAACCATGCATCCATCACTATACAACATATTCCCACCATCATTTATTGTAGGTCCAACTGTCACAAATTTTCAGCCTCCTACTCTCTTATATCATTTTCAATTAACTAATCCAAGAGATACAGATAAAATTCTTAAACTGCTAAAGTCTCCACAACATCATCAGTCTGACTCTGGTACAAATAAAAGGCATCAAAATAGACAAGTGTACGCGATAAGAAGATATCTACGGCCAAGAGAAGAATTGTCTGGAATTCACATTTGTCTGAAAATAAGGTTGGTGTGAATGCTGCCTCCATTAAAGAcaacttttcaaaaaataaaaaaactccaCCAGGGACCTCACACAAATCTCTAACTGAGGAGCAAAAGGCACTCTTAAAAAAGAGTACACCAAGTGGATATTCTATTAGCATGCCTACCCAACCTAGAAAAAAATCGAGCACAATAAACGGAGAATTGAATGGCCATCTGTAAGTTCTCATATCACAAGCATTCGCATGAATCCTCTACGATTACATAACTTAATGAtcttaccaattttttttttcagtggaTCCCGATTTTATTTAAGCCTACTGCATACATGGATTTGGATGACTTAGATATTAAAATGGCAACCTATGTGTTTGCACCAAATAAAAGAAGGTTAAATATCTCATTATCtatctaataaaaatttaaaaaatagttcaatATTAATGTGATTCGTATATGTAGTGATGAGGTATTGGCGACAACAAACAAATTTAGCAGAACTCGTACCAATTTCAAGTCATTAATTCCCAAAGAGTGGGTACATGGGATGTAAGTGCATAATTAAACTGCTATCTCTAGCATACTTTAATtcctaatatatttattatttacgaCATAGGTGTTGGATTTGGTGGCTACTATGCTAACCATGCAGGAGAAAGAAATAGGATGTCAAACACACTGGTATTTGCCAGCTGTGTTTTCGGTACGCAATATCTTTTTCAGGGTTGTTaccgtttttatttattttatcttattacttAATTGGTGTCACTAACTTAGCCCCTAACTATTAAATTCAGCAATTCATACCGTAATGTGATACCAAAATTGAAGTTCTGTTGAAATATTATCAAAAAGAATTTATGGAAAAAGTTGATGAAGGTCTAAAAAAGGTAtatgatttattgtatttttaattttttttaaatatttaatggcATTTCTTTATGAACTGATCTAtaccttctattttttttttttaaaaattgtatctAGTAATATTCTAATACGTGAAAGTTGGTACTAGATCTTTTTACCTGTCAACGAGAACAACACACATTGGTATCTGGTTGTTTTTGATTTATGCAATCATCAAACAATTCTGCTAGACTCCCTACCGATTGCTACAGATAAAGAGCAAAAGAGATTGAGTATAGTAAAACTGGTAAATTAACTTTTTCCATTTTCACTTTTATGACATTTTTTTAGGTTTCAAATATCgtcctttatttaatttttttctatataaataGGCAAAATATCTGGAAGATATGCTTAAGTATGACTCGTTCTATAAATACAATACTCCGTTCAGGCCAAGGATACTTGATTTTGCATTTGTGGATATGCTAGAAATAGGAGAACAAGCTCCTGGCTCGTAAGGAATATCTGTATTTGTGTTTTcctctttcaaatttttatctgcaTAAGCTAACCGCGTCTTATTTAACACAGTAATGATTGTGGGGTATGGGTGGCAACCTAGATGACAAACTATAGGAAGACGTATAGTTATACAataaatgtaattttcttttgcTAAAAAAATAGTACTTCAATTGCTAATGTGTATGGTTTTGTTGGtaaactaaaatatttatatttttcaggTTAATGATGGTACAAGGATACGACTTGCATTGGATTTGATTCTAAGGCCCCACAACTTGATGCTGCGGTAATGTCATTGAATCTGCTACCAGAAAttacaataaatataaacaaaaggagtcaaacaaaaattaaataatcataatTGTCATGTAGTCATGTTTAGTTTATATTAACTACTAAGACTTGTTAGTTTCATctcttttacttaaaaaattattatgcactATTTTTTATGGACTCTTgttgaaaattaatgtttctaTCTTTCGTTCGATTATAGTTGAATTTAGGTGAAGCTTAATTTTCGCTCTAACATTTTGATTCCTTGAACCACTTCCGTGTTGTAagcttaattgaaaatttgatactaaaatatattaagcattttaaaataaaaacaacatgAGAGAATGGTTATAATCTATCTTCTGAAAATCGGTTCGGACCggtcagttgaaccggttgaaccatgAACCGCTACaaaaaacaactcggacaaatgtTAAAACCCCCAATTTCAAAAACCGCAGTTGAACCGTCGAACCGATCAAGAAATGGTTGGTCGAACCGAACCGTCACCTAGCCGAATTTTTGGAATAAGGGAAAAACGCAAGGTTCTGAAAATGGTTCGAACCAACTGGTCGAACCGGTCAAATTGTGAACCGAGGGGAAAAGCGGTTCGGACCAAGATTTTGAAAACCGGTTCGAACCAGTCGGTCGAACCATGAACTGGGATAAAAAACGAATCGGTCATATATCAAAACCGAAAGATTCAGAAACCGTCGTTGGACTGTCGAACTGGTCGAGAACCGGTCAGTCGAACCGAACCGGGACCCGACCGATTTTCTAAAATTTGCTCAAAACGGTGTCGTTGGTTAGAGGAACCCTAACCAGTAACcgtggttctgaaaatcgaaccggaccggccggttcaac
Encoded here:
- the LOC112747147 gene encoding uncharacterized protein isoform X1, which produces MEKVDEGLKKIFLPVNENNTHWYLVVFDLCNHQTILLDSLPIATDKEQKRLSIVKLAKYLEDMLKYDSFYKYNTPFRPRILDFAFVDMLEIGEQAPGSNDCGVWVAT
- the LOC112747147 gene encoding uncharacterized protein isoform X2, with translation MEKVDEGLKKIFLPVNENNTHWYLVVFDLCNHQTILLDSLPIATDKEQKRLSIVKLVNDGTRIRLALDLILRPHNLMLR